A DNA window from Aphelocoma coerulescens isolate FSJ_1873_10779 chromosome 7, UR_Acoe_1.0, whole genome shotgun sequence contains the following coding sequences:
- the FMNL2 gene encoding formin-like protein 2 isoform X5, giving the protein MGNAGSVDAQQTELRAHSVPLKLPMPEPGELEERFAVVLNAMNLPPDKARLLRQYDNEKKWELICDQERFQVKNPPHTYIQKLKGYLDPAVTRKKFRRRVQESTQVLRELEISLRTNHIGWVREFLNEENKGLDVLVEYLSFAQYAVTFDFESLENSVESSMDKSKPWSRSIEDLHRGSNLPSPVGNSISRSGRHSTLRYNTLPSRRTLKNSRLVSKKDDVHVCIMCLRAIMNYQYGFNMVMSHPHAVNEIALSLNNKNPRTKALVLELLAAVCLVRGGHEIILSAFDNFKEVCGEKQRFEKLMEHFRNEDNNIDFMVACMQFINIVVHSVEDMNFRVHLQYEFTKLGLDEYLDKLKHTESDKLQVQIQAYLDNVFDVGALLEDAETKNAALERVEELEENLSHLSEKLQDTENEAMAKIVELEKQLMQRNKELDVIREIYKDANTQVHTLRKMVKEKEEAIQRQSTLEKKIHELEKQGTIKIQKKGDGDISILPVALGSGMVPAGAEAVPGTCATPGAGPSVPLPPPPPPLPTLPGSPEAVPNGPVAVPPPPPPPPPPPPPPPLPGPAPDAAPDAAPAAPLPPPPPPSAPPLPGTASPTVVFNSGLAAVKIKKPIKTKFRMPVFNWVALKPNQINGTVFNEIDDERILEDLNVDEFEEIFKTKAQGPAMDLTSSKQKIPQKGSNKVTLLDANRAKNLAITLRKAGKTADEICRAIHVFDLKTLPVDFVECLMRFLPTENEVKVLRLYERERKPLENLSDEDRFMMQFSKIERLMQKMTIMAFIGNFAESIQMLTPQLHAIIAASVSIKSSQKLKKILEIILALGNYMNSSKRGAVYGFKLQSLDLLLETKSTDRKQTLLHYISNVVKEKYQHVALFYNELHYVEKAAAVSLENVLLDVKELQRGLELTKREYTMHDHNTMLKDFIQSNEGKLKKLQDDAKIAQDAFDDAVKYFGENPKTTPPSVFFPVFVRFVKAYKQAEEENELRKKQEQALMEKLMEQEALMEQQDQKSPSHKSKRQQQELIAELRRRQVKDNRHVYEGKDGAIEDIITALKKNNITKFPNVHSRISGTSRTAGPTR; this is encoded by the exons AAATTCAGGAGACGAGTCCAGGAGTCGACTCAGGTGCTCCGAGAACTGGAAATTTCCTTGAGGACAAACCACATCGG GTGGGTCAGGGAGTTCCTGAATGAAGAGAACAAAGGCCTGGATGTCCTGGTGGAATACCTGTCCTTTGCCCAGTATGCAGTCAC ATTTGACTTTGAAAGCCTGGAGAACAGCGTGGAGAGCTCCATGGACAAGTCCAAGCCCTGGAGCCGATCCATCGAGGACCTGCACAGGGGCAGCAATTTGCCCTCTCCCGTTGGGAACAGCATCTCCCGCTCCGGCAGACACTCGACCCTCCG gTACAACACCTTGCCAAGCCGAAGAACCCTGAAAAATTCCCGACTAGTGAGTAAGAAGGATGATGTCCACGTGTGCATCATGTGCTTACGGGCCATAATGAACTACCAG tACGGATTCAACATGGTCATGTCCCACCCTCACGCCGTCAATGAGATTGCACTAAGCCTGAACAACAAGAACCCCAG GACAAAGGCCCTGGTCCTGGAACTCCTGGCGGCCGTTTGCCTCGTCCGAGGGGGCCACGAAATCATTTTGTCTGCCTTTGATAACTTCAAGGAG GTGTGTGGGGAGAAGCAGCGCTTCGAGAAGCTCATGGAGCACTTCCGGAATGAAGACAACAACATCGACTTCATG GTGGCCTGCATGCAGTTCATCAACATCGTGGTGCACTCCGTGGAGGACATGAACTTCCGAGTGCACCTCCAGTACGAGTTCACCAAGCTGGGCCTGGACGAGTACCTGGAT AAGCTGAAGCACACGGAGAGTGACAAGCTGCAGGTGCAGATCCAGGCCTACCTGGACAACGTGTTCGACGTGGGGGCTCTGCTGGAGGACGCGGAGACCAAGAACGCAGCCCTGGAGAGGGTGGAAGAACTGGAAGAAAACCTTTCCCAC TTATCTGAAAAGCTCCAGGATACGGAGAACGAAGCCATGGCCAAGATTGTGGAACTGGAAAAGCAACTCATGCAAAGGAACAAAGAACTGGATGTGATCCGC GAGATCTACAAGGATGCAAACACGCAGGTTCACACCCTGAGGAAGATggtgaaggagaaggaggaagccATCCAGCGCCAATCCACGCTGGAGAAGAAGATCCATGAGCTGGAGAAGCAGGGAACCATCAAGATCCAGAAGAAAGGGGATGGGGATATTTCCATCCTCCCCGTGGCCCTGGGCTCCGGGATGGTGCCGGCGGGAGCGGAGGCAGTGCCAGGGACCTGTGCCACACCCGGAGCTGGCCCCTCAGTGCCACTGCCCCCACCTCCAccccccctgcccaccctgccagggtcACCCGAGGCAG TGCCCAACGGCCCCGTGGCAGTGCCAcctccaccaccacctcctcctcctccccctcctcctcctcctctcccggGCCCGGCTCCGGACGCGGCACCGGATGCGGCTCCGGCGGCTCCGCTGCCCCCTCCgcccccgccctcggctccccCCCTGCCCGGCACGGCCTCGCCCACCGTGGTCTTCAACTCTGGCCTCGCAG CTGTGAAGATCAAGAAGCCCATCAAGACCAAGTTCCGCATGCCCGTGTTCAACTGGGTGGCCCTGAAGCCCAACCAGATCAACGGCACCGTCTTCAACGAGATCGACGACGAGAGGATCCTCGAG gaTCTAAACGTGGATGAATTTGAGGAAATATTCAAAACAAAGGCGCAGGGCCCGGCCATGGATCTGACTTCCAGCAAGCAGAAGATCCCTCAGAAAGGATCCAACAAGGTCACGCTGCTGGATGCCAACAGAGCCAAGAATTTGGCCATCACCCTGCGGAAAGCCGGGAAAACGGCGGATGAGATCTGCAGAGCCATCCACGT GTTTGACCTGAAGACGCTGCCGGTGGATTTCGTGGAATGCCTGATGCGGTTCCTGCCCACGGAGAACGAGGTGAAGGTGCTGAGGCTCTACGAGAGGGAGAGGAAGCCCCTGGAGAACCTGTCGGACGAGGACAGGTTCATGATGCAGTTCAGCAAGATCGAGAGGCTCATGCAGAAAATGACCATCATGGCCTTCATCGGCAACTTCGCCGAGAGCATCCAGATGCTCACCCCG CAACTCCACGCCATAATCGCTGCCTCTGTCTCCATAAAGTCATCccaaaaactgaagaaaatccTGGAG ATCATCCTGGCTCTTGGGAATTACATGAACAGCAGCAAACGAGGGGCTGTGTATGGATTTAAGCTGCAGAGTTTAGACCTG ctcctggaaaCGAAGTCGACAGACCGGAAGCAGACACTGCTGCACTACATCTCCAACGTGGTGAAGGAGAAGTACCAGCACGTGGCCCTGTTCTACAACGAGCTGCACTACGtggagaaggcagcagcag tgtccctggagaacGTCCTGCTGGAcgtgaaggagctgcagcgggGCCTGGAGCTGACCAAGCGCGAGTACACCATGCATGACCACAACACCATGCTCAAGGACTTCATCCAGAGCAACGAGGGCAAGCTCAAGAAGCTCCAGGACGATGCCAAAATAGCCCAG GATGCCTTTGATGATGCTGTGAAGTATTTCGGGGAGAATCCCAAGACAACCCCGCCCTCGGTCTTCTTCCCGGTGTTTGTCCGCTTTGTGAAGGCCTACAAG CAAGCAGAAGAAGAAAAcgagctgaggaaaaagcaggaacagGCCTTAATGGAAAAACTCATGGAGCAAGAGGCATTGATGGAGCAGCAGGACCAAAAG TCCCCTTCCCACAAGAGCaagcggcagcagcaggagctgatcGCGGAGCTGCGGCGCCGGCAGGTCAAGGACAACCGGCACGTGTACGAGGGCAAGGACGGCGCCATCGAGGACATCATCACAG caCTAAAGAAGAATAATATCACTAAATTTCCCAATGTTCACTCGAGG ATCTCCGGAACCAGCCGTACCGCCGGGCCGACGCGCTGA
- the FMNL2 gene encoding formin-like protein 2 isoform X2: MGNAGSVDAQQTELRAHSVPLKLPMPEPGELEERFAVVLNAMNLPPDKARLLRQYDNEKKWELICDQERFQVKNPPHTYIQKLKGYLDPAVTRKKFRRRVQESTQVLRELEISLRTNHIGWVREFLNEENKGLDVLVEYLSFAQYAVTFDFESLENSVESSMDKSKPWSRSIEDLHRGSNLPSPVGNSISRSGRHSTLRYNTLPSRRTLKNSRLVSKKDDVHVCIMCLRAIMNYQYGFNMVMSHPHAVNEIALSLNNKNPRTKALVLELLAAVCLVRGGHEIILSAFDNFKEVCGEKQRFEKLMEHFRNEDNNIDFMVACMQFINIVVHSVEDMNFRVHLQYEFTKLGLDEYLDKLKHTESDKLQVQIQAYLDNVFDVGALLEDAETKNAALERVEELEENLSHLSEKLQDTENEAMAKIVELEKQLMQRNKELDVIREIYKDANTQVHTLRKMVKEKEEAIQRQSTLEKKIHELEKQGTIKIQKKGDGDISILPVALGSGMVPAGAEAVPGTCATPGAGPSVPLPPPPPPLPTLPGSPEAVPNGPVAVPPPPPPPPPPPPPPPLPGPAPDAAPDAAPAAPLPPPPPPSAPPLPGTASPTVVFNSGLAAVKIKKPIKTKFRMPVFNWVALKPNQINGTVFNEIDDERILEDLNVDEFEEIFKTKAQGPAMDLTSSKQKIPQKGSNKVTLLDANRAKNLAITLRKAGKTADEICRAIHVFDLKTLPVDFVECLMRFLPTENEVKVLRLYERERKPLENLSDEDRFMMQFSKIERLMQKMTIMAFIGNFAESIQMLTPQLHAIIAASVSIKSSQKLKKILEIILALGNYMNSSKRGAVYGFKLQSLDLLLETKSTDRKQTLLHYISNVVKEKYQHVALFYNELHYVEKAAAVSLENVLLDVKELQRGLELTKREYTMHDHNTMLKDFIQSNEGKLKKLQDDAKIAQDAFDDAVKYFGENPKTTPPSVFFPVFVRFVKAYKQAEEENELRKKQEQALMEKLMEQEALMEQQDQKSPSHKSKRQQQELIAELRRRQVKDNRHVYEGKDGAIEDIITDLRNQPYRRADALRRSVRRRFDEHGLRSNGAELAM, translated from the exons AAATTCAGGAGACGAGTCCAGGAGTCGACTCAGGTGCTCCGAGAACTGGAAATTTCCTTGAGGACAAACCACATCGG GTGGGTCAGGGAGTTCCTGAATGAAGAGAACAAAGGCCTGGATGTCCTGGTGGAATACCTGTCCTTTGCCCAGTATGCAGTCAC ATTTGACTTTGAAAGCCTGGAGAACAGCGTGGAGAGCTCCATGGACAAGTCCAAGCCCTGGAGCCGATCCATCGAGGACCTGCACAGGGGCAGCAATTTGCCCTCTCCCGTTGGGAACAGCATCTCCCGCTCCGGCAGACACTCGACCCTCCG gTACAACACCTTGCCAAGCCGAAGAACCCTGAAAAATTCCCGACTAGTGAGTAAGAAGGATGATGTCCACGTGTGCATCATGTGCTTACGGGCCATAATGAACTACCAG tACGGATTCAACATGGTCATGTCCCACCCTCACGCCGTCAATGAGATTGCACTAAGCCTGAACAACAAGAACCCCAG GACAAAGGCCCTGGTCCTGGAACTCCTGGCGGCCGTTTGCCTCGTCCGAGGGGGCCACGAAATCATTTTGTCTGCCTTTGATAACTTCAAGGAG GTGTGTGGGGAGAAGCAGCGCTTCGAGAAGCTCATGGAGCACTTCCGGAATGAAGACAACAACATCGACTTCATG GTGGCCTGCATGCAGTTCATCAACATCGTGGTGCACTCCGTGGAGGACATGAACTTCCGAGTGCACCTCCAGTACGAGTTCACCAAGCTGGGCCTGGACGAGTACCTGGAT AAGCTGAAGCACACGGAGAGTGACAAGCTGCAGGTGCAGATCCAGGCCTACCTGGACAACGTGTTCGACGTGGGGGCTCTGCTGGAGGACGCGGAGACCAAGAACGCAGCCCTGGAGAGGGTGGAAGAACTGGAAGAAAACCTTTCCCAC TTATCTGAAAAGCTCCAGGATACGGAGAACGAAGCCATGGCCAAGATTGTGGAACTGGAAAAGCAACTCATGCAAAGGAACAAAGAACTGGATGTGATCCGC GAGATCTACAAGGATGCAAACACGCAGGTTCACACCCTGAGGAAGATggtgaaggagaaggaggaagccATCCAGCGCCAATCCACGCTGGAGAAGAAGATCCATGAGCTGGAGAAGCAGGGAACCATCAAGATCCAGAAGAAAGGGGATGGGGATATTTCCATCCTCCCCGTGGCCCTGGGCTCCGGGATGGTGCCGGCGGGAGCGGAGGCAGTGCCAGGGACCTGTGCCACACCCGGAGCTGGCCCCTCAGTGCCACTGCCCCCACCTCCAccccccctgcccaccctgccagggtcACCCGAGGCAG TGCCCAACGGCCCCGTGGCAGTGCCAcctccaccaccacctcctcctcctccccctcctcctcctcctctcccggGCCCGGCTCCGGACGCGGCACCGGATGCGGCTCCGGCGGCTCCGCTGCCCCCTCCgcccccgccctcggctccccCCCTGCCCGGCACGGCCTCGCCCACCGTGGTCTTCAACTCTGGCCTCGCAG CTGTGAAGATCAAGAAGCCCATCAAGACCAAGTTCCGCATGCCCGTGTTCAACTGGGTGGCCCTGAAGCCCAACCAGATCAACGGCACCGTCTTCAACGAGATCGACGACGAGAGGATCCTCGAG gaTCTAAACGTGGATGAATTTGAGGAAATATTCAAAACAAAGGCGCAGGGCCCGGCCATGGATCTGACTTCCAGCAAGCAGAAGATCCCTCAGAAAGGATCCAACAAGGTCACGCTGCTGGATGCCAACAGAGCCAAGAATTTGGCCATCACCCTGCGGAAAGCCGGGAAAACGGCGGATGAGATCTGCAGAGCCATCCACGT GTTTGACCTGAAGACGCTGCCGGTGGATTTCGTGGAATGCCTGATGCGGTTCCTGCCCACGGAGAACGAGGTGAAGGTGCTGAGGCTCTACGAGAGGGAGAGGAAGCCCCTGGAGAACCTGTCGGACGAGGACAGGTTCATGATGCAGTTCAGCAAGATCGAGAGGCTCATGCAGAAAATGACCATCATGGCCTTCATCGGCAACTTCGCCGAGAGCATCCAGATGCTCACCCCG CAACTCCACGCCATAATCGCTGCCTCTGTCTCCATAAAGTCATCccaaaaactgaagaaaatccTGGAG ATCATCCTGGCTCTTGGGAATTACATGAACAGCAGCAAACGAGGGGCTGTGTATGGATTTAAGCTGCAGAGTTTAGACCTG ctcctggaaaCGAAGTCGACAGACCGGAAGCAGACACTGCTGCACTACATCTCCAACGTGGTGAAGGAGAAGTACCAGCACGTGGCCCTGTTCTACAACGAGCTGCACTACGtggagaaggcagcagcag tgtccctggagaacGTCCTGCTGGAcgtgaaggagctgcagcgggGCCTGGAGCTGACCAAGCGCGAGTACACCATGCATGACCACAACACCATGCTCAAGGACTTCATCCAGAGCAACGAGGGCAAGCTCAAGAAGCTCCAGGACGATGCCAAAATAGCCCAG GATGCCTTTGATGATGCTGTGAAGTATTTCGGGGAGAATCCCAAGACAACCCCGCCCTCGGTCTTCTTCCCGGTGTTTGTCCGCTTTGTGAAGGCCTACAAG CAAGCAGAAGAAGAAAAcgagctgaggaaaaagcaggaacagGCCTTAATGGAAAAACTCATGGAGCAAGAGGCATTGATGGAGCAGCAGGACCAAAAG TCCCCTTCCCACAAGAGCaagcggcagcagcaggagctgatcGCGGAGCTGCGGCGCCGGCAGGTCAAGGACAACCGGCACGTGTACGAGGGCAAGGACGGCGCCATCGAGGACATCATCACAG ATCTCCGGAACCAGCCGTACCGCCGGGCCGACGCGCTGAGGAGGAGCGTGCGCCGCCGCTTCGACGAGCACGGGCTGCGCTCCAACGGCGCCGAGCTGGCCATGTGA
- the FMNL2 gene encoding formin-like protein 2 isoform X4 produces the protein MGNAGSVDAQQTELRAHSVPLKLPMPEPGELEERFAVVLNAMNLPPDKARLLRQYDNEKKWELICDQERFQVKNPPHTYIQKLKGYLDPAVTRKKFRRRVQESTQVLRELEISLRTNHIGWVREFLNEENKGLDVLVEYLSFAQYAVTFDFESLENSVESSMDKSKPWSRSIEDLHRGSNLPSPVGNSISRSGRHSTLRYNTLPSRRTLKNSRLVSKKDDVHVCIMCLRAIMNYQYGFNMVMSHPHAVNEIALSLNNKNPRTKALVLELLAAVCLVRGGHEIILSAFDNFKEVCGEKQRFEKLMEHFRNEDNNIDFMVACMQFINIVVHSVEDMNFRVHLQYEFTKLGLDEYLDKLKHTESDKLQVQIQAYLDNVFDVGALLEDAETKNAALERVEELEENLSHLSEKLQDTENEAMAKIVELEKQLMQRNKELDVIREIYKDANTQVHTLRKMVKEKEEAIQRQSTLEKKIHELEKQGTIKIQKKGDGDISILPVALGSGMVPAGAEAVPGTCATPGAGPSVPLPPPPPPLPTLPGSPEAVPNGPVAVPPPPPPPPPPPPPPPLPGPAPDAAPDAAPAAPLPPPPPPSAPPLPGTASPTVVFNSGLAAVKIKKPIKTKFRMPVFNWVALKPNQINGTVFNEIDDERILEDLNVDEFEEIFKTKAQGPAMDLTSSKQKIPQKGSNKVTLLDANRAKNLAITLRKAGKTADEICRAIHVFDLKTLPVDFVECLMRFLPTENEVKVLRLYERERKPLENLSDEDRFMMQFSKIERLMQKMTIMAFIGNFAESIQMLTPQLHAIIAASVSIKSSQKLKKILEIILALGNYMNSSKRGAVYGFKLQSLDLLLETKSTDRKQTLLHYISNVVKEKYQHVALFYNELHYVEKAAAVSLENVLLDVKELQRGLELTKREYTMHDHNTMLKDFIQSNEGKLKKLQDDAKIAQDAFDDAVKYFGENPKTTPPSVFFPVFVRFVKAYKQAEEENELRKKQEQALMEKLMEQEALMEQQDQKSPSHKSKRQQQELIAELRRRQVKDNRHVYEGKDGAIEDIITVLKTVPFTARSAKRGSRFFCDPVVPEEFHY, from the exons AAATTCAGGAGACGAGTCCAGGAGTCGACTCAGGTGCTCCGAGAACTGGAAATTTCCTTGAGGACAAACCACATCGG GTGGGTCAGGGAGTTCCTGAATGAAGAGAACAAAGGCCTGGATGTCCTGGTGGAATACCTGTCCTTTGCCCAGTATGCAGTCAC ATTTGACTTTGAAAGCCTGGAGAACAGCGTGGAGAGCTCCATGGACAAGTCCAAGCCCTGGAGCCGATCCATCGAGGACCTGCACAGGGGCAGCAATTTGCCCTCTCCCGTTGGGAACAGCATCTCCCGCTCCGGCAGACACTCGACCCTCCG gTACAACACCTTGCCAAGCCGAAGAACCCTGAAAAATTCCCGACTAGTGAGTAAGAAGGATGATGTCCACGTGTGCATCATGTGCTTACGGGCCATAATGAACTACCAG tACGGATTCAACATGGTCATGTCCCACCCTCACGCCGTCAATGAGATTGCACTAAGCCTGAACAACAAGAACCCCAG GACAAAGGCCCTGGTCCTGGAACTCCTGGCGGCCGTTTGCCTCGTCCGAGGGGGCCACGAAATCATTTTGTCTGCCTTTGATAACTTCAAGGAG GTGTGTGGGGAGAAGCAGCGCTTCGAGAAGCTCATGGAGCACTTCCGGAATGAAGACAACAACATCGACTTCATG GTGGCCTGCATGCAGTTCATCAACATCGTGGTGCACTCCGTGGAGGACATGAACTTCCGAGTGCACCTCCAGTACGAGTTCACCAAGCTGGGCCTGGACGAGTACCTGGAT AAGCTGAAGCACACGGAGAGTGACAAGCTGCAGGTGCAGATCCAGGCCTACCTGGACAACGTGTTCGACGTGGGGGCTCTGCTGGAGGACGCGGAGACCAAGAACGCAGCCCTGGAGAGGGTGGAAGAACTGGAAGAAAACCTTTCCCAC TTATCTGAAAAGCTCCAGGATACGGAGAACGAAGCCATGGCCAAGATTGTGGAACTGGAAAAGCAACTCATGCAAAGGAACAAAGAACTGGATGTGATCCGC GAGATCTACAAGGATGCAAACACGCAGGTTCACACCCTGAGGAAGATggtgaaggagaaggaggaagccATCCAGCGCCAATCCACGCTGGAGAAGAAGATCCATGAGCTGGAGAAGCAGGGAACCATCAAGATCCAGAAGAAAGGGGATGGGGATATTTCCATCCTCCCCGTGGCCCTGGGCTCCGGGATGGTGCCGGCGGGAGCGGAGGCAGTGCCAGGGACCTGTGCCACACCCGGAGCTGGCCCCTCAGTGCCACTGCCCCCACCTCCAccccccctgcccaccctgccagggtcACCCGAGGCAG TGCCCAACGGCCCCGTGGCAGTGCCAcctccaccaccacctcctcctcctccccctcctcctcctcctctcccggGCCCGGCTCCGGACGCGGCACCGGATGCGGCTCCGGCGGCTCCGCTGCCCCCTCCgcccccgccctcggctccccCCCTGCCCGGCACGGCCTCGCCCACCGTGGTCTTCAACTCTGGCCTCGCAG CTGTGAAGATCAAGAAGCCCATCAAGACCAAGTTCCGCATGCCCGTGTTCAACTGGGTGGCCCTGAAGCCCAACCAGATCAACGGCACCGTCTTCAACGAGATCGACGACGAGAGGATCCTCGAG gaTCTAAACGTGGATGAATTTGAGGAAATATTCAAAACAAAGGCGCAGGGCCCGGCCATGGATCTGACTTCCAGCAAGCAGAAGATCCCTCAGAAAGGATCCAACAAGGTCACGCTGCTGGATGCCAACAGAGCCAAGAATTTGGCCATCACCCTGCGGAAAGCCGGGAAAACGGCGGATGAGATCTGCAGAGCCATCCACGT GTTTGACCTGAAGACGCTGCCGGTGGATTTCGTGGAATGCCTGATGCGGTTCCTGCCCACGGAGAACGAGGTGAAGGTGCTGAGGCTCTACGAGAGGGAGAGGAAGCCCCTGGAGAACCTGTCGGACGAGGACAGGTTCATGATGCAGTTCAGCAAGATCGAGAGGCTCATGCAGAAAATGACCATCATGGCCTTCATCGGCAACTTCGCCGAGAGCATCCAGATGCTCACCCCG CAACTCCACGCCATAATCGCTGCCTCTGTCTCCATAAAGTCATCccaaaaactgaagaaaatccTGGAG ATCATCCTGGCTCTTGGGAATTACATGAACAGCAGCAAACGAGGGGCTGTGTATGGATTTAAGCTGCAGAGTTTAGACCTG ctcctggaaaCGAAGTCGACAGACCGGAAGCAGACACTGCTGCACTACATCTCCAACGTGGTGAAGGAGAAGTACCAGCACGTGGCCCTGTTCTACAACGAGCTGCACTACGtggagaaggcagcagcag tgtccctggagaacGTCCTGCTGGAcgtgaaggagctgcagcgggGCCTGGAGCTGACCAAGCGCGAGTACACCATGCATGACCACAACACCATGCTCAAGGACTTCATCCAGAGCAACGAGGGCAAGCTCAAGAAGCTCCAGGACGATGCCAAAATAGCCCAG GATGCCTTTGATGATGCTGTGAAGTATTTCGGGGAGAATCCCAAGACAACCCCGCCCTCGGTCTTCTTCCCGGTGTTTGTCCGCTTTGTGAAGGCCTACAAG CAAGCAGAAGAAGAAAAcgagctgaggaaaaagcaggaacagGCCTTAATGGAAAAACTCATGGAGCAAGAGGCATTGATGGAGCAGCAGGACCAAAAG TCCCCTTCCCACAAGAGCaagcggcagcagcaggagctgatcGCGGAGCTGCGGCGCCGGCAGGTCAAGGACAACCGGCACGTGTACGAGGGCAAGGACGGCGCCATCGAGGACATCATCACAG TGCTGAAGACGGTGCCGTTCACCGCCCGAAGCGCCAAGCGCGGCTCTCGGTTCTTCTGCGACCCTGTTGTCCCTGAGGAATTCCATTACTAA